From the Desertibacillus haloalkaliphilus genome, one window contains:
- a CDS encoding putative bifunctional diguanylate cyclase/phosphodiesterase — protein sequence MRDNFERFAGDYENVWKLFNHMNDGLIITDYQKRIIAINPAYEEITGYSFDELQGKNPNFVQSGKTARSVFNEMWREIGKSGTWTGELINRRKNGEEFWSFITITHIKKKPVEDSYYIGVMRDITERKKAEAKVSHLAYHDSLTDMPNRALFLKHLKSAIVMNDSDEQKVAVIFLDLDHFKKVNDTLGHHAGDQLLQEVSRRIESVVAEKGVVSRFGGDEFTILIETLNEKSDIQPIIDKLFQALQRPFLCGGKELYITASVGVSFYPDHGEDAQELLQNADNAMYRTKDEGRNNFQFYERSMNEASLEQLQLEQDIRKAFEKDEFVVHYQLQVDIETGKPYGVEALVRWQHEKDGLVSPGKFLPVAEELGLMGALDDWVLKTACKQTKQWHEQGFKDLVISVNISQQQFETYNFVEGVKKTLAETDLKPDHLCLEITENIAVANTDEAIARLNELKGIGVRVSLDDFGTGYSSLSQLKRFPIDILKIDQSFVRESPQTTENAAIVKLIIGMAKSLNFSVICEGIETEEQLTLIKKEGCQHAQGFLFSRPIPAVKCEAMMKQMNNITG from the coding sequence ATGAGAGATAATTTTGAACGCTTTGCTGGTGATTATGAAAATGTCTGGAAGTTATTCAATCACATGAATGATGGTCTAATTATTACCGATTACCAAAAGAGGATTATTGCGATTAACCCAGCGTATGAAGAGATTACCGGCTATAGTTTTGATGAGTTACAAGGCAAGAACCCAAATTTTGTGCAATCGGGTAAAACCGCACGCTCTGTCTTTAACGAGATGTGGAGAGAGATTGGCAAAAGTGGGACATGGACCGGTGAGCTCATTAACCGTAGGAAAAATGGTGAAGAATTTTGGTCGTTTATCACGATCACACATATAAAGAAAAAGCCGGTGGAAGACAGTTACTACATTGGTGTCATGCGTGACATCACGGAGCGTAAGAAAGCGGAGGCAAAGGTTTCGCACCTTGCCTACCATGACAGCTTAACTGATATGCCGAACCGTGCGCTCTTTTTGAAGCATTTGAAAAGCGCCATTGTTATGAACGATAGCGATGAGCAAAAAGTAGCAGTCATCTTCCTAGATCTCGATCACTTTAAAAAAGTAAATGACACACTTGGCCATCATGCTGGGGACCAGCTTTTACAAGAAGTGTCGAGACGAATTGAGAGTGTGGTTGCTGAAAAAGGGGTTGTCAGCCGCTTTGGCGGAGATGAGTTTACGATCTTAATTGAAACCCTTAATGAAAAATCAGACATTCAGCCGATCATCGACAAGCTTTTCCAAGCGTTACAACGCCCGTTTCTCTGTGGTGGTAAAGAACTATATATTACTGCGAGTGTTGGGGTGAGCTTTTATCCTGATCATGGTGAAGACGCACAAGAGCTTCTCCAAAATGCCGATAATGCGATGTACCGGACGAAAGACGAGGGCCGCAATAACTTCCAGTTTTACGAGCGAAGCATGAATGAAGCTTCCCTTGAGCAGCTGCAGCTTGAACAAGACATTCGAAAAGCATTTGAGAAAGACGAGTTTGTTGTTCATTACCAGCTTCAAGTAGATATTGAGACGGGGAAGCCTTATGGGGTTGAGGCATTAGTGCGCTGGCAGCATGAAAAAGATGGGCTCGTCTCTCCTGGTAAATTCCTCCCGGTGGCTGAAGAGCTTGGTCTAATGGGTGCCCTTGATGATTGGGTCTTGAAGACAGCCTGTAAACAAACGAAGCAGTGGCACGAGCAAGGCTTTAAGGATCTTGTCATTTCAGTCAACATCTCGCAGCAACAATTTGAAACATACAATTTTGTCGAAGGTGTCAAAAAAACACTAGCGGAAACTGACCTAAAACCTGATCACCTTTGTCTAGAAATCACTGAAAATATCGCAGTTGCCAATACCGATGAAGCGATTGCAAGGCTAAACGAATTGAAAGGCATCGGTGTGCGTGTTTCACTAGATGATTTTGGGACGGGCTATTCATCATTAAGCCAGCTCAAACGGTTCCCAATTGATATTTTGAAAATTGATCAATCGTTTGTAAGGGAAAGTCCACAAACAACTGAGAATGCTGCGATCGTCAAACTAATTATCGGGATGGCAAAAAGCTTAAACTTCTCTGTTATATGTGAAGGGATTGAAACCGAGGAACAGTTAACATTGATCAAAAAAGAAGGTTGTCAGCACGCCCAAGGGTTCCTGTTTAGCCGACCAATACCTGCTGTGAAATGTGAAGCGATGATGAAGCAAATGAACAATATAACAGGTTAA
- a CDS encoding DNA primase: MKKKLFLGTASAVLALGMLTACGEAPEEEAPVEEAPVEEAPIEDVEDDAGLEEDGLDEDPIEEDLEDEEDLDEEADLDDEVADDEEEELEEDDEE, encoded by the coding sequence ATGAAAAAGAAATTATTTTTAGGAACAGCATCTGCAGTACTTGCACTAGGTATGCTAACAGCATGTGGGGAGGCACCTGAAGAGGAAGCTCCAGTTGAAGAGGCGCCGGTTGAAGAGGCACCAATTGAAGATGTTGAAGATGATGCAGGTCTAGAAGAAGATGGTCTTGATGAAGATCCAATCGAAGAAGACCTTGAAGATGAAGAAGACTTAGATGAAGAAGCTGACCTTGACGATGAGGTTGCTGACGATGAAGAAGAAGAACTAGAAGAAGACGACGAAGAATAA
- a CDS encoding C40 family peptidase produces the protein MQQRSFKKVVLSSTFATGVALAAPIAADAALGDQTLKKGMTHEDVKQLQDILKAEGYFTYHTSTGYYGTITEEAVKAFQKEHRIQQTGIAGPQTLGVLLGQTDSAPASTEAPISQKLLKAGMNSEAVKDLQRQLTSAGYFSADVTGFFGRVTTSAVKEFQRDNGLTVDGVAGPRTFATLAGSQAETRTVVYQPETQVSAGAVYYDMLRRGISGEQVKDLQEQLKELGFYNGSISGEFDSRTETAVKAFQRQQSITVDGIAGPQTLSALEDAINPPPEVETPDSSLSIGSRGQAVTTLQQQLRQLGIFKREPTGYYGEITAEAVRTFQRQNGLSVTGTVDQTTQGAITEQAMIDQVDDQGVELEILDLVADAAELLGTPYVWGGTTTDGFDCSGFLVHVFDKQGISLPRTVAAMWERGKNVNSPAVGDLVFFETYTDGPSHAGIYIGNHQFVHSGSSTGVTVSSLETNYWDERYLGVKRIHE, from the coding sequence ATGCAACAACGATCATTTAAAAAAGTAGTCCTCTCATCAACCTTTGCCACGGGTGTCGCCTTAGCTGCACCAATTGCTGCTGATGCTGCGCTTGGTGATCAAACCTTGAAAAAAGGGATGACACATGAAGATGTCAAGCAACTACAAGATATCCTAAAGGCAGAAGGTTATTTCACATATCATACATCAACTGGCTATTATGGCACGATCACAGAGGAGGCGGTCAAAGCCTTTCAAAAAGAGCACAGAATCCAGCAAACCGGAATTGCTGGCCCGCAAACGCTCGGTGTCCTTCTTGGCCAAACGGACTCTGCCCCAGCATCAACCGAAGCCCCAATCTCACAAAAACTATTAAAAGCAGGGATGAATAGTGAGGCGGTTAAAGACTTACAACGACAATTAACATCGGCCGGCTATTTTAGCGCTGATGTGACGGGTTTCTTCGGACGAGTGACTACATCAGCGGTAAAGGAGTTCCAACGTGATAACGGTTTAACTGTCGATGGTGTGGCTGGCCCTCGAACGTTCGCTACACTCGCAGGCAGTCAAGCAGAAACACGAACGGTCGTCTACCAACCGGAAACACAAGTATCTGCTGGTGCTGTTTATTACGACATGCTCCGCCGCGGCATAAGTGGTGAGCAAGTGAAAGACCTACAAGAGCAACTAAAAGAGCTCGGCTTTTATAATGGTTCGATCAGCGGCGAATTTGACAGCCGTACCGAAACAGCGGTGAAAGCATTTCAACGTCAGCAGTCAATCACCGTTGACGGAATCGCAGGACCGCAAACCCTATCTGCCTTAGAAGATGCGATCAACCCACCGCCGGAAGTGGAAACGCCTGATTCAAGCCTCTCGATCGGATCACGTGGGCAAGCAGTGACAACACTGCAGCAACAATTGCGCCAGCTCGGCATTTTCAAACGCGAACCAACCGGCTATTACGGTGAAATCACAGCAGAAGCCGTGCGGACGTTCCAACGACAAAATGGCTTAAGTGTGACTGGAACCGTTGATCAGACGACCCAAGGCGCCATTACAGAGCAGGCGATGATTGATCAAGTCGATGACCAAGGTGTCGAGCTTGAGATCCTCGATCTTGTCGCTGATGCGGCCGAGTTACTTGGCACACCCTACGTTTGGGGTGGGACGACAACAGATGGATTTGATTGCAGTGGCTTCCTCGTCCATGTGTTCGATAAGCAAGGCATTAGCCTTCCACGGACGGTCGCTGCTATGTGGGAACGAGGGAAAAATGTGAACTCACCAGCCGTTGGTGATCTTGTTTTCTTTGAAACGTACACCGATGGGCCATCACATGCTGGAATCTATATTGGTAATCATCAATTTGTTCATAGTGGATCATCAACTGGAGTGACCGTTAGTAGTCTTGAAACGAACTATTGGGATGAACGTTATTTAGGTGTAAAACGAATACATGAATAA
- a CDS encoding N-acetylmuramoyl-L-alanine amidase has translation MRKFALVLFIVSLVVSPWVLPDQADAAGSFSDIHPDHEELVNRLVDAGIITGYPDGTFQPNKTVSRAEAVTMIGRAIGLNGEKVETAFSDVPKEHFASGYVANGSSQGIIAGFSDGMFMPNDGVTRAQMAVFLSRAFSLTETSQIYYRDVTSSTFGYASINQVTTALIATGYPDGTFGPDNPTTRIEFAQFIARTLYPEYRVEAAPPTDIKDEEMTKAVVFNAPNGLNVRSGPSTSYSSIGRLANGTEVSYHGTEGIWAKFIYNGREAYVSTHYLRDPSQPASGLKGRTIVVDPGHGGKDPGAVGFGYTEKEVVLAVGLKLEKKLKDAGVNVVMTRKNDVFLELSERVDIAHQNNADSFVSLHANGAGAHAANGTETYWQSTNSAAESKKLADQIQKNLIAELGTRDRGVKEGNFHVIRNTRMPSVLVELGFITNEEEARKLGSDSFQEKAAEAIFNGIVEFYN, from the coding sequence ATGCGGAAATTTGCATTAGTACTTTTCATCGTTTCGCTCGTGGTCTCGCCGTGGGTGCTACCTGATCAAGCAGATGCAGCAGGCTCATTTAGCGATATTCATCCTGATCACGAAGAGCTTGTGAATCGCTTAGTCGATGCTGGAATTATTACTGGTTACCCTGACGGTACATTTCAGCCGAATAAAACGGTCAGCCGTGCAGAAGCGGTAACGATGATTGGCCGAGCGATTGGATTAAATGGTGAGAAGGTGGAAACGGCATTTAGTGATGTTCCGAAAGAACACTTCGCATCGGGTTATGTGGCGAATGGAAGTAGTCAAGGGATCATTGCTGGATTTTCCGATGGCATGTTTATGCCGAACGATGGTGTCACAAGAGCGCAAATGGCGGTGTTCTTATCACGTGCATTTTCGTTAACGGAGACGAGCCAAATTTATTATCGTGACGTCACCTCGAGTACATTTGGGTATGCGAGCATCAATCAAGTGACGACGGCGTTGATTGCGACCGGTTATCCTGATGGCACATTTGGTCCTGATAATCCGACGACACGTATTGAATTTGCACAGTTTATCGCACGAACGCTTTACCCTGAATACCGCGTGGAAGCAGCTCCGCCAACAGACATTAAAGATGAAGAGATGACAAAGGCGGTTGTCTTTAATGCACCGAACGGATTAAATGTCCGCTCTGGCCCATCAACATCGTATTCATCGATTGGTCGCCTTGCCAACGGTACAGAGGTTAGCTATCACGGGACGGAAGGCATTTGGGCGAAGTTTATTTATAATGGGCGCGAAGCTTACGTATCCACCCATTACTTAAGAGATCCGTCTCAACCGGCATCTGGCCTTAAAGGTCGAACGATCGTCGTTGATCCTGGTCACGGTGGGAAGGACCCTGGTGCAGTCGGTTTTGGCTACACTGAAAAAGAAGTCGTCCTAGCTGTTGGTTTGAAGCTTGAGAAGAAATTAAAAGACGCCGGTGTTAATGTCGTGATGACACGTAAAAATGATGTCTTTCTTGAACTATCGGAACGAGTGGACATCGCACATCAGAACAATGCTGATTCCTTTGTTTCACTTCATGCCAATGGAGCTGGTGCGCATGCGGCGAACGGAACGGAAACGTACTGGCAATCCACTAACAGTGCAGCAGAAAGTAAGAAGCTTGCAGACCAAATTCAAAAGAATCTCATTGCGGAACTAGGCACGAGAGATCGTGGCGTCAAAGAAGGAAACTTCCACGTCATCCGTAATACACGGATGCCAAGTGTTCTCGTTGAGCTCGGCTTTATTACAAATGAAGAAGAAGCAAGAAAACTAGGTTCTGATAGTTTCCAAGAAAAAGCAGCAGAAGCGATCTTTAATGGGATCGTAGAATTTTATAACTAA
- a CDS encoding S8 family peptidase translates to MKTYNSYRLLLALTLAFLFLPLASHATVEETHVIIHFNDAIDDEVVMEHGGTILDTFTLIPALTASLTPESIIELEKLEAIHTIEEDAIVEVNQASVDWGVAKTNAPAVWDNEVTGEGVKVAVMDTGIATDHPDLEVAGGASFVSYTGDYDDDHGHGTHVAGILAANGQLIGMAPDVELYALKVLDDKGNGFHSGIIRALEWSVEHEVDLINLSMGGADYSSALEAAIDHAYNEGILIIAAAGNSGTANGEDTTTEYPANFDNVIAVAATDKDDQRADFSATGDAVEVAAPGVRVQSTHLNGDYKLISGTSMAAPHVTGHLALLKQARADVTNKELRELLHTQTIQLGTGERNNLYGYGRIELPTDLTVKEIKEPLVPVELSADVTAEKVTLNWLPTIDQEKVEAYIIYRDGKRVAKVEGEHTTYIEEIEPGTYTYEVKTVTVDHGEVISEPLTIEVVTPEPEPLEAPDFIDFNERAWYAPYMTALYHQDVIGGFEDETIRPNNEITRADATIMLVRALELNPTVNEQRFTDVSSAHYAASAIETAAAHELIAGYSDQTFQPSAEITRGEVAVILTRSFSLSPVEAPQRFTDVEATYFGSAAIELVTSATIATGYPDGMFQPQASVSRAEFSAFLARALEHEKSEHP, encoded by the coding sequence TTGAAAACATACAATAGTTATAGACTACTTCTAGCATTAACGTTAGCGTTTCTATTTCTTCCGCTAGCTAGTCATGCGACGGTTGAAGAGACTCATGTGATTATTCATTTTAATGATGCGATTGATGATGAGGTTGTGATGGAGCATGGTGGAACGATACTTGATACGTTTACGCTGATACCGGCATTAACTGCAAGCCTGACACCGGAGTCGATCATAGAGTTAGAGAAACTCGAGGCGATACATACGATTGAAGAGGATGCCATTGTAGAAGTAAACCAAGCGAGTGTCGATTGGGGAGTGGCGAAAACGAATGCTCCAGCGGTTTGGGACAACGAAGTAACTGGTGAAGGTGTAAAAGTTGCCGTCATGGACACAGGGATTGCGACCGATCACCCCGATTTAGAGGTTGCAGGTGGCGCGTCATTTGTTTCCTATACTGGTGATTATGATGATGATCACGGCCATGGCACACATGTCGCCGGAATTCTTGCAGCCAATGGCCAGTTAATAGGAATGGCACCAGATGTAGAACTCTATGCGTTAAAAGTATTAGATGACAAAGGCAATGGATTTCACTCAGGGATTATCCGAGCATTAGAATGGTCCGTTGAACATGAGGTAGATTTGATTAATTTAAGCATGGGTGGGGCAGATTACTCGTCAGCACTCGAAGCGGCGATCGACCATGCTTATAATGAAGGTATTCTCATTATCGCTGCCGCTGGAAATAGTGGTACTGCAAACGGAGAAGATACAACGACAGAGTACCCAGCCAACTTTGACAATGTGATCGCGGTTGCAGCAACCGATAAAGACGATCAGCGAGCAGACTTTTCAGCAACAGGTGATGCTGTTGAAGTAGCAGCTCCGGGAGTACGCGTTCAGAGTACACATTTAAATGGTGATTACAAACTGATTAGTGGCACATCAATGGCCGCGCCACATGTGACTGGTCATCTTGCCTTATTAAAACAAGCTCGTGCAGATGTAACGAATAAAGAACTTCGCGAACTTTTACATACACAAACGATTCAGCTTGGCACAGGAGAACGTAACAATCTCTACGGTTACGGACGAATTGAGTTACCTACTGATTTAACTGTTAAAGAGATTAAGGAACCGTTAGTGCCAGTTGAGCTCAGTGCAGATGTTACAGCGGAAAAAGTAACGCTAAACTGGCTACCAACGATAGATCAAGAGAAGGTCGAAGCCTATATCATTTACCGGGATGGCAAGCGAGTCGCTAAGGTTGAGGGAGAACACACTACTTATATAGAAGAAATAGAACCTGGCACCTATACGTATGAAGTAAAAACAGTCACTGTAGATCATGGTGAAGTTATCAGTGAACCATTAACTATAGAAGTGGTAACACCTGAACCCGAGCCATTAGAAGCACCTGACTTCATAGACTTTAATGAAAGAGCTTGGTACGCACCTTATATGACAGCCCTTTACCATCAAGATGTTATCGGTGGTTTTGAGGACGAAACGATCCGTCCAAATAACGAAATCACTAGAGCAGATGCGACGATCATGCTCGTTCGTGCCCTAGAGCTTAACCCAACTGTCAACGAGCAACGCTTTACCGACGTCAGTTCAGCACATTATGCAGCTTCAGCGATTGAAACGGCTGCCGCCCATGAGTTAATCGCAGGGTACAGTGATCAAACATTTCAACCGTCAGCCGAGATCACCCGCGGTGAAGTCGCAGTCATCTTAACACGATCTTTTTCACTCTCACCGGTAGAAGCACCACAACGATTTACTGATGTAGAGGCAACGTACTTCGGCTCAGCCGCGATCGAGCTTGTAACTTCAGCAACGATTGCCACAGGTTACCCTGATGGTATGTTTCAACCACAAGCATCTGTTTCTAGAGCCGAGTTTTCCGCGTTTCTCGCAAGAGCACTTGAACACGAAAAAAGCGAACATCCATAG
- a CDS encoding C40 family peptidase, translating to MSRKFIPLLVFTLIFSSFLHVSSTYASADEIIANAKKQIGVPYQFGGSSPSGFDCSGFIYYVFDQSGIQLPRTASDQYNAGTSVSKSELKKGDLVFFETYKPGPSHSGIYVGDNKFIHASSSRGITISSVNDPYYWAPRYLGAKRVLDDADEEVEVVEPEPEVLAALPVGEYHDVPAHHWAHDEIKQLSKDGIFSGYDQSLFEPNDLVTRAQAAEILAKAQGLDRDVDISNYSDVPNNHWAAGSIQAAADANYFADVFTSEAFEPEKPVTREEVALLFAQAFDVTADRIHVTYSDVPADHRAYEEVNALGSFRVITGYGDGSFRPDEDVTRAQFAKMVSNALQLD from the coding sequence GTGTCAAGGAAGTTTATCCCGCTACTCGTCTTTACGCTAATTTTTTCTTCGTTCCTACACGTCTCTAGTACATATGCGTCAGCCGATGAGATTATTGCGAACGCAAAAAAACAGATCGGTGTTCCCTATCAATTCGGGGGATCGTCACCGAGTGGCTTTGATTGCTCAGGTTTTATCTACTATGTATTTGACCAGTCAGGCATTCAACTACCACGTACGGCTAGTGACCAATACAACGCTGGGACAAGCGTTAGTAAATCAGAATTAAAGAAAGGTGACCTTGTTTTCTTTGAAACATACAAACCAGGTCCATCCCACTCTGGAATATATGTTGGTGATAATAAATTTATTCACGCTTCTTCTTCAAGAGGTATTACAATTTCTTCAGTTAATGACCCCTACTATTGGGCCCCTCGTTACTTAGGTGCGAAGCGTGTACTAGATGATGCAGATGAAGAAGTTGAGGTTGTTGAACCTGAACCGGAAGTTTTAGCAGCTCTACCAGTTGGAGAGTATCATGACGTTCCAGCACACCATTGGGCACATGATGAAATTAAACAATTAAGTAAAGATGGAATTTTTAGCGGATATGATCAAAGCTTGTTTGAACCGAATGACCTTGTCACTCGTGCACAAGCAGCTGAGATTCTAGCTAAAGCTCAAGGCTTAGACCGTGACGTTGACATTAGCAATTATAGTGATGTTCCTAATAACCATTGGGCAGCGGGATCGATTCAAGCGGCAGCAGATGCCAACTACTTTGCAGACGTGTTTACATCTGAAGCCTTTGAACCTGAAAAGCCAGTCACACGTGAAGAAGTAGCGCTTTTATTCGCTCAAGCATTTGATGTAACAGCAGATCGTATCCATGTGACATACAGTGATGTTCCTGCTGACCACCGTGCTTATGAAGAAGTCAATGCACTTGGCTCATTCCGAGTGATTACTGGTTATGGAGACGGTAGCTTCCGACCAGATGAAGATGTAACCCGAGCACAATTTGCAAAAATGGTTTCAAACGCTCTACAATTAGATTAA